Proteins from a single region of Punica granatum isolate Tunisia-2019 chromosome 8, ASM765513v2, whole genome shotgun sequence:
- the LOC116188024 gene encoding ammonium transporter 3 member 1-like, producing the protein MTSQYDWLPENLRPDQANPDWMNKADNAWQLTAATLVGMQSVPGLVILYGSIVKKKWAVNSAFMALYAFAAVLICWVLWGYRLSFGDKFIHFLGVPNFALNEEYLLKQGFAGKFPTATMVYFQFVFAAITLILIAGALLGRMNFHAWMLFVPLWLTFSYTIGAYSIWCPDGWLAGMGIIDYSGGYVIHLSSGVAGFTAAYWVGPRATKDKERFPPNNILLMLAGAGMLWMGWTGFNGGDPYNAGIDASLAVLNTHVCTATSLLTWLVLDILFFGKPSVIGATQGMITGLVCITPAAGVVQGWAAIIMGMMSGSIPWYTMMVLHKKVWLLRQVDDTMAVFHTHAVAGTLGGLLTGFFAEPKLSRIFYLVDNWQHYIGLAYGLQNGRVSAGFKQIGIQVLGIVFVIAVNLTTTSLICVFIRLFVPLRLAEDELQIGDDAIHGEEAYALWGDGEKFETSKHNSVYGVGDFPSNVGPKDGSEVQMTASV; encoded by the exons ATGACTTCGCAGTACGATTGGTTGCCGGAAAACCTCCGGCCAGATCAGGCGAACCCTGACTGGATGAACAAGGCGGACAACGCATGGCAGTTGACTGCGGCAACTCTGGTGGGGATGCAGAGCGTGCCAGGGCTCGTCATCCTGTACGGATCTATAGTCAAGAAGAAGTGGGCTGTTAACTCGGCCTTCATGGCCCTTTACGCATTCGCGGCCGTGCTTATTTGCTGGGTCCTGTGGGGATACCGCCTCTCATTCGGGGACAAGTTCATCCACTTCCTCGGGGTGCCTAACTTCGCCCTCAATGAGGAGTACCTCCTCAAGCAGGGTTTCGCGGGCAAGTTTCCGACTGCCACCATGGTCTACTTCCAGTTTGTCTTCGCAGCCATCACTCTGATACTTATCGCGGGTGCGCTGCTCGGGAGGATGAACTTCCACGCGTGGATGCTCTTTGTGCCGCTCTGGCTTACCTTTTCTTACACGATCGGAGCCTACAGCATATGGTGCCCCGATGGGTGGCTGGCAGGGATGGGCATTATCGATTACTCCGGTGGATATGTGATCCACCTCTCCTCTGGTGTGGCTGGTTTCACTGCAGCCTATTGG GTGGGGCCAAGGGCGACCAAGGACAAGGAGAGGTTCCCGCCAAACAACATACTTCTCATGCTAGCCGGGGCAGGGATGCTGTGGATGGGCTGGACCGGGTTCAACGGCGGTGACCCCTACAATGCTGGCATCGATGCGTCTTTGGCTGTCCTCAACACCCACGTCTGCACTGCAACCAGCCTGCTCACGTGGCTCGTCCTTGACATCCTCTTTTTCGGCAAGCCCTCCGTGATTGGTGCCACCCAGGGCATGATCACCGGTCTCGTCTGTATCACCCCTGCTGCAG GAGTGGTGCAAGGGTGGGCAGCGATCATAATGGGGATGATGTCCGGGAGCATCCCATGGTACACCATGATGGTCCTCCACAAGAAAGTGTGGCTCCTCCGCCAGGTCGACGACACGATGGCTGTGTTCCACACCCACGCTGTGGCAGGCACCCTCGGTGGCCTCCTCACCGGGTTCTTCGCTGAGCCCAAGCTCAGTCGCATCTTCTACCTTGTTGACAACTGGCAGCACTACATTGGCCTTGCCTACGGCCTCCAGAACGGCCGTGTCAGCGCCGGGTTCAAGCAAATTGGAATCCAGGTCCTTGGGATCGTGTTCGTCATAGCCGTGAACCTCACCACCACTAGCCTTATCTGCGTATTCATAAGGCTGTTCGTGCCGCTCAGGCTGGCCGAGGACGAGCTCCAGATCGGGGACGACGCGATCCACGGGGAGGAGGCCTATGCCTTGTGGGGTGATGGGGAGAAGTTCGAGACCTCCAAGCACAATTCAGTGTATGGGGTGGGTGACTTCCCCTCCAATGTGGGACCAAAGGACGGTAGTGAAGTGCAGATGACTGCATCGGTCTAA
- the LOC116188925 gene encoding uncharacterized protein LOC116188925 has product MDPTVAAQQDPAAAEDYSAAATVIPFESPLPLLRGPIPAGPRDYPAAGRYVLAFKDPASWAAALRSCRSKIAEQCEEGARIGCAVAASRACAPPWWAPLIGQKVNMKEREACEVREMESCLADKKEKCAEFAKEKTLRPFMAARVGVRERGRSVISERLGKKLICCVSVPSQRADFGLLGLQDLVNSESSVTNYWASEIFLADEYL; this is encoded by the coding sequence ATGGATCCCAccgtcgctgcccagcaggaTCCAGCAGCCGCCGAGGACTACTCCGCCGCCGCCACCGTGATCCCCTTTGAAAGCCCCCTACCGCTACTTCGCGGCCCCATCCCCGCCGGCCCCCGCGACTACCCCGCAGCCGGTCGGTACGTCCTCGCCTTCAAGGATCCCGCTTCGTGGGCCGCCGCCCTCCGCTCATGCCGGTCCAAGATAGCCGAGCAGTGCGAGGAGGGGGCCCGGATCGGTTGTGCGGTGGCAGCCTCGAGGGCCTGCGCGCCGCCCTGGTGGGCGCCGCTGATTGGCCAGAAAGTGAATATGAAGGAGAGGGAGGCGTGCGAGGTGAGGGAGATGGAGAGCTGCCTGGCCGATAAGAAGGAGAAGTGCGCCGAGTTCGCCAAGGAGAAGACCCTGCGGCCGTTCATGGCCGCGAGGGTTGGGGTTAGAGAGCGTGGCAGGTCAGTGATATCTGAAAGGCTGGGGAAGAAGCTGATTTGTTGTGTTTCTGTGCCAAGCCAAAGAGCGGATTTTGGGCTTCTGGGTCTGCAAGATTTGGTCAATTCTGAATCTTCTGTGACAAATTATTGGGCAAGTGAGATATTCCTTGCTGATGAGTACCTTTGA